A stretch of Cicer arietinum cultivar CDC Frontier isolate Library 1 chromosome 5, Cicar.CDCFrontier_v2.0, whole genome shotgun sequence DNA encodes these proteins:
- the LOC101501288 gene encoding uncharacterized protein — protein sequence MDRILLRFRPIAPKPGTTTADTFLKSGESTKKHSKYNFAKKRCNRRRKTVPPPAVTLSLLPETPDPTYPISPEANSRNELLPDAPVWLGFESEGHTAASEKVDPAVVALGSVVTVECVTDTWIQGDEACEWLLGSKDEEERKMKLEKDTCPVFISDGYGRVTWRNSAYKEIVGEGGVWLAKVPYPYSYCKGLTCRVRVKYACGKERTVPCDAWRMDSGDFAWRLDVTAALTLSIFPF from the coding sequence ATGGACAGAATATTGTTAAGGTTTCGACCCATCGCTCCCAAGCCCGGAACCACCACCGCCGATACCTTTTTAAAATCCGGCGAATCCACAAAAAAACACTCCAAATATAACTTCGCCAAAAAACGCTGCAACCGTCGTAGGAAAACTGTTCCTCCGCCGGCGGTTACTCTCTCGCTTCTACCTGAAACTCCAGATCCGACATATCCTATTTCTCCCGAAGCAAATAGCAGAAACGAACTTCTTCCTGATGCTCCGGTATGGCTGGGTTTCGAGAGTGAAGGTCATACTGCCGCATCGGAGAAGGTGGATCCTGCGGTGGTAGCGTTAGGTTCAGTTGTGACGGTTGAGTGCGTGACGGACACGTGGATACAGGGAGATGAAGCATGTGAGTGGTTGTTGGGAAGTAAAGACGAAGAGGAGAGGAAGATGAAACTAGAGAAGGACACGTGTCCGGTATTTATATCAGACGGTTACGGGAGAGTGACGTGGAGGAATAGTGCGTATAAGGAAATAGTGGGAGAGGGTGGGGTTTGGTTAGCGAAGGTTCCGTATCCGTACAGTTATTGCAAAGGGTTGACGTGCAGGGTGCGAGTGAAATACGCGTGTGGGAAAGAGAGAACGGTTCCATGTGATGCGTGGAGAATGGATAGTGGTGATTTTGCATGGAGATTAGATGTTACTGCAGCTCTCACATTAAGTATCTTCCCTTTCTAA
- the LOC101501603 gene encoding transcription factor GTE9-like has product MAPTVPIDFAGQKESRKCSHSQIMGKSRKYSKGYSSGFVPEYRHVVETMGESDGLGSSGRVDMEPTASADSYAPKRKGPGLKGDGYGSFDVPFQLFSLSKMSAMERKDLKLRLTWELEQVRKLQKKIDSMNSNTVGLSPSSDIRSCSVGQKRPHLESQHSILQASVPHGKKRPSQGRNGPKTKKSTPGRLDYLKPAASMASYATLMKQCETLLNRLMTHQFGWVFSEPVDAVKLNIPDYFTVIKHPMDLGTVRDRLTSGKYSNPMDFAADVRLTFSNAMTYNPPGNDVHTITETLSKAFETRWKAIEKKIPVTDHRVPYEPSKPTFVETEILDPIPPTKKKKVTPNVTNTKPQPIERIMSDMEKQKLSQELEDMLGELPETILDFLKEQSHNAGQTNDDEIEIDIDTLSDDTLFKLRKLLDDYMLEMEKQRFHPKAGQCEMEIPNESGFSNSSMQPSKGNELVDEDVDIVGGNDPPISNYPPLEIEKDGTNRNSKCSSSSSSSSESGSSSSGSCYSQSRFRLQFTTAICMSGNNLFSVSHLTDCFFACLIFMQIPNESGFSNSSMQPSKGNELVDEDVDIVGGNDPPISNYPPLEIEKDGTNRNSKCSSSSSSSSESGSSSSGSYSDSSSSSGSELDTAKASEPLSTKKENVGPGLTCDQNRGDLSNPEAGKDSTDLGTQVDQSLETKAVTIESESHQDGESAASKRQVSPEKLYRAALLRSRFADTILKAQEKALEKDEKRDPEKLRIEREGLERRQKEEKARLQAEAKAAEEARRKAEAEAAAETKRKREEEREAARQALQKMEKTVEINESCQFLEDLEMLSAVHDENAPIFKEASPDHHQNGFGGIKLQGNPLEQLGLYMKVDDEDEEEELPQSAAGPSKDVEEGEID; this is encoded by the exons ATGGCGCCAACTGTACCCATAGATTTTGCTGGACAAAAGGAATCTAGAAAGTGCTCTCATTCACAAATCATGGGGAAATCTCGAAAATATTCCAAAGGTTATTCTTCTGGCTTTGTTCCCGAATACCGTCATGTTGTAGAGACTATGGGTGAATCAGATGGGTTGGGTAGTTCGGGAAGGGTTGACATGGAGCCGACGGCATCAGCTGACTCCTATGCACCAAAGAGAAAAGGCCCTGGTTTGAAAGGTGATGGTTATGGTAGTTTTGATGTACCGTTTCAACTCTTCTCATTATCTAAAATGTCTGCTATGGAGAGAAAGGATTTGAAATTGAGGTTAACTTGGGAACTTGAACAAGTAAGAAAACTTCAGAAGAAAATTGACAGTATGAATTCAAACACTGTTGGATTATCTCCCTCTAGTGACATAAGGAGCTGCAGTGTGGGACAGAAAAGGCCGCATCTGGAGAGCCAACACAGTATACTTCAAGCATCAGTTCCACATGGTAAGAAACGACCCTCACAAGGGCGTAATGGTCCCAAGACCAAAAAAAGTACGCCTGGGCGTTTGGACTATCTGAAACCTGCTGCATCAATGGCTTCATATGCTACATTGATGAAACAGTGTGAAACATTACTCAACCGTTTAATGACTCATCAATTTGGCTGGGTTTTTAGTGAACCAGTTGACGCTGTTAAGTTGAACATTCCTGATTACTTCACTGTCATCAAACATCCAATGGATTTGGGTACTGTGAGGGATAGACTAACATCTGGTAAATATTCAAATCCTATGGATTTTGCCGCCGATGTGAGGCTGACTTTCTCAAACGCAATGACTTATAATCCACCTGGCAATGATGTACACACCATCACAGAGACCCTTAGCAAAGCCTTTGAAACAAGATGGAAGGCCATAGAGAAGAAAATTCCTGTCACTGATCATCGTGTCCCATATGAGCCTTCAAAACCTACTTTTGTAGAAACTGAAATTTTGGACCCAATTCCCCccacaaaaaagaagaaagtaaCGCCAAATGTTACTAATACCAAGCCACAACCCATCGAAAGAATTATGAGTGACATGGAGAAACAGAAATTGAGTCAAGAGTTGGAGGACATGCTTGGAGAGTTGCCTGAAACCATTCTTGATTTCTTGAAAGAGCAAAGTCACAATGCAGGGCAAACAAATGATGATGAAATTGAGATTGATATCGATACTCTTAGTGATGATACCTTATTCAAACTGCGGAAGCTTCTTGATGATTATATGCTGGAGATGGAGAAGCAAAGATTCCATCCAAAAGCGGGACAGTGTGAAATGGag ATTCCTAATGAATCAGGGTTTAGCAACTCATCAATGCAACCATCTAAAG GCAATGAACTGGTTGACGAGGATGTGGACATTGTTGGTGGGAATGATCCTCCTATTTCAAATTATCCTCCACTAGAGATTGAGAAAGATGGAACCAACAGAAACAGTAAATGCAGTAGTTCAAGCAGCTCTAGTAGTGAATCTGGCTCATCATCAAGTGGTTCGTGTTA CTCTCAATCAAGATTTAG ACTGCAGTTCACTACTGCTATATGCATGTCTGGAAATAATTTATTCTCTGTATCTCATTTGACTGACTGTTTTTTTGCTTGCTTGATTTTTATGCAGATTCCTAATGAATCAGGGTTTAGCAACTCATCAATGCAACCATCTAAAG GCAATGAACTGGTTGACGAGGATGTGGACATTGTTGGTGGGAATGATCCTCCTATTTCAAATTATCCTCCACTAGAGATTGAGAAAGATGGAACCAACAGAAACAGTAAATGCAGTAGTTCAAGCAGCTCTAGTAGTGAATCTGGCTCATCATCAAGTGGTTCGT ATTCAGATTCAAGTAGTTCATCTGGTAGTGAGTTAGATACTGCTAAGGCGTCGGAACCTCTTAGTACTAAGAAG GAAAATGTAGGACCTGGCTTGACTTGTGATCAAAACAGGGGGGATCTTAGTAATCCAGAAGCTGGAAAGG ATTCAACTGATCTGGGTACCCAGGTTGACCAGAGTTTGGAGACTAAGGCAGTTACAATTGAATCAGAAAGCCATCAAGATG GGGAGAGTGCTGCGTCTAAGAGGCAAGTCTCTCCTGAAAAGCTCTACCGTGCAGCTTTATTAAGGAGCCGGTTTGCTGACACCATATTGAAAGCTCAAGAGAAAGCCCTTGAAAAG GATGAAAAGCGTGACCCTGAAAAGCTTAGAATAGAGCGAGAAGGACTTGAAAGGAGGCAGAAAGAAG AGAAAGCTCGACTGCAGGCAGAGGCAAAGGCTGCAGAAGAGGCTCGGAGGAAAGCTGAAGCAGAAGCTGCAGCAGAAACCAAAAGGAAGAGGGAAGAGGAGAGAGAAGCAGCCCGCCAGGCTTTGCAAAAG ATGGAGAAAACTGTTGAGATCAATGAGAGCTGTCAATTTTTGGAAGATCTAGAGATGCTGAGTGCTGTACATGATGAGAATGCACCAATTTTCAAGGAGGCGAGCCCTGATCACCATCAAAATGGATTTGGTGGGATCAAGCTGCAGGGTAATCCCTTAGAGCAGCTAGGATTGTATATGAAGGTTGACGATGAGGATGAGGAGGAAGAACTGCCTCAAAGTGCTGCAGGGCCATCGAAAGATGTAGAAGAAGGAGAAATTGATTGA